A genome region from Nitrospirota bacterium includes the following:
- a CDS encoding DUF1622 domain-containing protein — protein sequence MISIELFAEVTARALEALGIGVIAAGALYATLRAALMARTARGREVFSAYRRLLGRGILLGLEFLVAADIITTVAVEPSFRSVGVLGIIVLIRTFLSFTLEVEMTGRWPWQGGTEESKEHDIS from the coding sequence ATGATTTCCATAGAGCTCTTCGCAGAGGTCACGGCAAGAGCGCTCGAAGCGCTCGGCATCGGCGTTATCGCCGCCGGAGCGCTTTACGCAACGCTCAGAGCGGCGCTCATGGCAAGAACAGCCCGAGGCCGCGAGGTTTTTTCGGCCTACCGCCGCCTGCTCGGCCGGGGAATTCTCCTGGGCCTGGAATTCCTGGTTGCCGCGGATATCATCACTACAGTTGCCGTCGAGCCCTCTTTCCGCAGCGTCGGGGTGCTGGGGATCATTGTGCTGATAAGGACCTTTCTGAGCTTTACGCTCGAGGTAGAAATGACGGGGCGATGGCCGTGGCAGGGCGGTACCGAAGAAAGCAAAGAGCACGACATATCCTAA
- a CDS encoding DUF3568 family protein, which produces MKTAGTIVAALAVVILALQGCAGLVAGGAAGAAAATYVQGNYETAYSAPLDRTWGATLNTLRAMNMTVTETEKSLSEASVEARMQDGTDVNVTLTRSSPTVTAASIRVGLIGDEEASRMISRRIEERLAG; this is translated from the coding sequence ATGAAAACGGCAGGAACAATAGTAGCGGCGCTTGCAGTCGTGATACTTGCGCTGCAGGGATGCGCGGGATTGGTAGCCGGAGGCGCGGCCGGCGCTGCGGCGGCGACGTACGTGCAGGGGAACTATGAAACTGCATACTCGGCCCCCCTGGACCGCACCTGGGGCGCCACGCTGAACACCTTAAGAGCAATGAACATGACCGTGACCGAGACCGAGAAGAGCCTTTCAGAGGCGTCCGTTGAGGCACGCATGCAGGATGGTACCGATGTGAACGTCACCCTCACGAGGTCGAGCCCCACCGTAACTGCGGCGAGCATTCGCGTAGGGCTGATCGGTGACGAGGAGGCCTCACGGATGATCAGCAGGCGGATAGAGGAGCGGCTGGCGGGGTAG
- a CDS encoding molybdopterin-binding protein, which yields MERTAGVIIIGDEILSGMIQDTNSFFVTGELRRIGIALRRIAVIGDDIDTIADEVAAFSSRFDYVITSGGIGPTHDDVTIAGIAKAFGVAVVIDTHLRAFLERHYSGTPTPEQLRMAEAPEGASVIQDTTIGLPLIVFRNIYILPGIPEYFRMKVTVLARLLHGGKPPSVRRVYVTEYESRIAPLLNEIVRDFPAVKIGSYPVVGRSDYSVMVTMESYDEEALAAALSRITGGLSRDKILRVEE from the coding sequence ATGGAACGTACGGCAGGCGTCATTATCATCGGCGATGAAATATTGTCCGGCATGATCCAGGATACCAACTCCTTTTTCGTGACAGGGGAGCTGCGCCGGATCGGCATCGCGCTGCGCCGCATTGCGGTTATCGGGGACGATATCGATACCATCGCGGATGAAGTTGCCGCGTTCTCGTCGCGGTTCGATTATGTCATTACCTCGGGCGGCATCGGGCCGACCCATGACGACGTGACCATAGCGGGGATCGCGAAGGCCTTCGGCGTCGCGGTCGTGATCGATACGCACCTGCGCGCTTTCCTCGAGCGGCACTACAGCGGGACGCCCACCCCCGAGCAGCTGAGAATGGCGGAGGCGCCGGAGGGCGCATCGGTTATCCAGGATACGACGATAGGCCTTCCGCTCATCGTCTTCAGGAATATCTATATCCTCCCCGGCATTCCCGAATATTTCAGGATGAAGGTGACGGTGCTTGCCAGGCTCCTGCACGGCGGAAAGCCGCCCTCGGTCAGGAGGGTGTATGTCACCGAGTACGAATCGAGGATAGCTCCCCTCCTGAACGAGATCGTCAGGGACTTCCCGGCGGTGAAGATAGGCTCCTATCCCGTCGTGGGCCGAAGCGACTATTCGGTCATGGTGACCATGGAATCGTACGATGAGGAAGCGCTCGCTGCGGCGCTCTCCCGGATTACCGGCGGCCTCTCCCGAGACAAGATTCTGCGTGTGGAAGAGTGA
- a CDS encoding phenylacetate--CoA ligase: protein MLVRYPSKAKTPEELRPLQLKGLQWTVAHAYAHSPFYRAKLDEAGISPADIRSLDDLARLPFTTADDLRDGYPFPLRSVEDKDIVRIHSSSGTTGKRKILSYTQKDIDDWAYMFGRCYELAGVTREDRVQICVGYGLWTAGAGFQLGCERYGAMAIPIGPGNMDMQCTFLLDLQPTVVCSTASMALLLAEEVHRRGIRDRIRLKKVICGAERMSNAMVKKIKELLGIDELYDIAGLTELYGPGTGLSCAAGNGIHYWADFYILEILDQKTLEPVPPGGTGEMVFTTLSKEGAPLIRYRSRDLTRLIEGDCPCGCSLPRHDRILGRSDDMFIIRGVNVYPGQIDAILSEVHGIGSEYQVILDHGSDGRDYMTLKVERAQSVHEGAGRELGSRIAHALKHALMVSCSVELLDYGSLPRTERKTKRVFDNRVF, encoded by the coding sequence ATGCTCGTGCGGTATCCTTCAAAAGCAAAGACTCCCGAAGAGCTCAGGCCGCTCCAGCTCAAAGGGCTGCAGTGGACGGTTGCCCACGCCTATGCCCATTCGCCCTTTTACAGGGCAAAACTGGATGAGGCGGGGATCTCTCCCGCCGATATCAGGTCGCTCGACGATCTCGCCCGTCTTCCCTTTACGACCGCCGACGACCTGCGCGACGGCTATCCCTTCCCTCTGCGGTCGGTGGAAGACAAGGATATCGTACGCATTCACTCCTCATCGGGCACGACCGGAAAGAGAAAGATTCTCAGCTACACGCAGAAGGATATCGACGATTGGGCGTACATGTTCGGCAGGTGCTACGAGCTGGCCGGCGTGACTCGGGAGGACAGAGTACAGATCTGCGTCGGCTACGGGCTCTGGACCGCGGGCGCCGGCTTCCAGCTCGGCTGCGAACGGTACGGCGCGATGGCGATTCCGATCGGGCCCGGCAATATGGATATGCAGTGCACCTTCCTGCTCGATCTTCAGCCCACGGTGGTCTGTTCCACCGCGTCCATGGCGCTCCTGCTCGCCGAAGAGGTGCACCGCCGGGGGATACGGGACCGGATCAGGCTGAAAAAAGTCATCTGCGGCGCCGAACGCATGAGCAACGCCATGGTCAAGAAGATAAAAGAGCTCCTCGGTATCGACGAGCTCTACGATATCGCGGGGCTGACCGAGCTCTACGGCCCCGGCACCGGCCTCAGCTGCGCCGCCGGAAACGGTATTCACTACTGGGCCGACTTCTATATCCTGGAGATCCTCGATCAGAAGACGCTCGAGCCGGTGCCGCCGGGAGGGACCGGAGAGATGGTGTTCACCACCCTCTCGAAAGAGGGAGCGCCGCTCATCAGATACCGGTCACGGGACCTGACGCGGCTGATCGAAGGCGACTGTCCCTGCGGCTGCAGCCTGCCCCGGCATGACCGCATCCTCGGACGCTCGGACGACATGTTCATCATCAGGGGGGTCAATGTCTATCCCGGGCAGATCGACGCGATCCTCTCGGAGGTGCACGGCATCGGGAGCGAGTACCAGGTCATCCTCGACCACGGCAGCGACGGGAGAGACTACATGACCTTGAAGGTCGAGCGCGCTCAAAGCGTCCATGAGGGCGCCGGCAGAGAGCTCGGCAGCCGTATCGCACACGCCCTCAAACATGCGCTGATGGTCTCCTGCTCCGTCGAGCTGCTCGATTACGGCAGCCTGCCGCGGACAGAGAGGAAAACAAAACGGGTCTTCGACAACCGGGTCTTCTGA
- a CDS encoding indolepyruvate oxidoreductase subunit beta gives MPEEKTGQQIFLSGIGGQGILFITRLLAETAIHKELPVLTSETHGMAQRGGTVVSHLKVGCFTSPLIRPGRADGLLLLKAENLAQHRFYLKPGGWIVMNARSLPPAPDTSAGAVLHAAIHHIDADRLAEETGNPQSVNAIMLGFAAARASASAGTTPALFCSAEDIVAAIHQRFGQREKLLRSALEAFDLGLRHGR, from the coding sequence GTGCCTGAAGAAAAGACCGGACAGCAGATATTCCTGAGCGGCATAGGCGGCCAGGGCATACTCTTCATCACCCGCCTTCTCGCCGAGACGGCGATTCACAAGGAGCTGCCGGTGCTCACCTCCGAGACGCACGGCATGGCGCAGCGGGGGGGCACGGTGGTGTCGCACCTGAAAGTAGGCTGCTTCACCAGCCCTCTCATCCGCCCCGGCCGGGCAGACGGACTGCTGCTGCTCAAGGCCGAAAACCTCGCCCAGCACCGCTTCTATCTCAAGCCGGGGGGATGGATTGTGATGAATGCGCGCTCCCTGCCCCCCGCGCCCGATACGAGCGCCGGAGCGGTACTTCATGCGGCGATCCATCATATCGATGCCGACAGACTCGCGGAAGAGACAGGAAACCCTCAGTCGGTCAACGCCATCATGCTCGGCTTCGCCGCAGCGCGCGCTTCCGCATCTGCGGGGACCACGCCTGCGCTCTTCTGCTCGGCTGAAGACATTGTCGCCGCCATACACCAGCGGTTCGGCCAGCGTGAAAAGCTGCTGCGCAGCGCGCTCGAGGCCTTCGACCTCGGTCTTCGCCACGGGCGATAG